The Anaerobranca gottschalkii DSM 13577 genomic sequence AACCGAAAAAATTTGGCTAGAACCAGTGGTAAACCAGGGAAAACCCAAACTTTAAATTTTTATTTAGTTAATAATTCGATGATCTTTACAGATGTGCCAGGTTACGGTTTTGCCAAAGTAGCTAAAAGTCATCGCCAAGCTTGGCAGAAAATGATTGAAGAATATTTATTAAAAAGGGAAAATCTTAAAGGGGTAGTACAGCTTATCGATATTAGACATCTTCCTACTAATGAAGATAAGGAAATGTTTTTTTGGCTTTTAGAAAAACAAATTCCTGTAATGGTTGTATTGACAAAGGCAGATAAGATATCTAAAGGTAAAGTGCAAAAACATGTTAGTGATATTTGTAAACAACTAAATATACCATTATCTTATCCCATTGTTTTTTCTTCAGAAACTGGCCTAGGTCGTGAAGAAGCTTGGGAAGCAATTCTAGATTTTATTCAATTATAAATAACAATATCAAAGCATATTAAATCTAATTTCATAGGTTTAATATGCTTTGAATAAAATTATTTTTTAAAATGAATTATTTTTTTATGATTAACAAATAATAAGCTTAGTTATTGAGGATATTTAAATTATAAAATTTTATTTTAAAAAAGTATTGACAACCAACATTAATCTGTGATATATTATTACATGTCGCCGCGAGGTGACAAAAAAGAAAAAAGTTCTTTGAAAAAGTTCCTTGAAAGAAAAACCTTTCAGGAAAGAATATAGCATCGAAAAAACTTTGAGTTTAAGTCAGGAAAACTTTTCAATTTTTATGGAGAGTTTGATCCTGGCTCAGGACGAACGCTGGCGGCATGCCTCACACATGCAAGTCGAACGGGGTTAGGTTGAGAGCTTGCTTTTGACCTAACCTAGTGGCGGACGGGTGAGTAACGCGTGGGCAACCTACCCTACAGTCTGGGATACCATCGGGAAACTGAT encodes the following:
- the yihA gene encoding ribosome biogenesis GTP-binding protein YihA/YsxC, with the translated sequence MKITSSEYLASAVKPEQYPELVVPEVALVGRSNVGKSSFINTMINRKNLARTSGKPGKTQTLNFYLVNNSMIFTDVPGYGFAKVAKSHRQAWQKMIEEYLLKRENLKGVVQLIDIRHLPTNEDKEMFFWLLEKQIPVMVVLTKADKISKGKVQKHVSDICKQLNIPLSYPIVFSSETGLGREEAWEAILDFIQL